In Drosophila yakuba strain Tai18E2 chromosome 2R, Prin_Dyak_Tai18E2_2.1, whole genome shotgun sequence, a single genomic region encodes these proteins:
- the LOC6530455 gene encoding uncharacterized protein LOC6530455 isoform X3 yields MEQLFQNYRDDERRIGEEYLSSLQDLNCNSKPLINMLTMLAEENINYAHIIVKVVEYYISQVAPEFKLPILYLIDSIVKNVKSSYVQLFGQCIVNIFLHAFESVQHSQSQVLEKVRERMYALRQTWNEVFPPSKMYALDVKVKRLDNNWPITAKQPTNKIHVNPAIHVNPDFLKTGMVPVMPVNPTMPSDMEEILQAKTRELLELKKRKLELELEQTKKHLEEQERQLNQATDAMAGAPIIMPAPTAAAIRPPITDPNLAVRNQRGPGPMGNVGPIMHNLPAAQQHFANKPKVNPVNPALLNSVRQRDPRLARQMQSQSSHPTAPARNDPRLESKSSSSLKSSRSRSKSPVRNSSSRSGKSGNSTHSSSSSSRKRSESKSSTASSSSSGSDVRHKSTGSSSNQSPVKRSGKNSSKDSDRYVRNGSPSGSAKRKSSSPSSSPSKSKRSTSHKSSSSRGKTSSGRSHSRSPVFMDVDLRSGVRSKSPESRAAAPSSLPLAGASSAAAAAKAPKDLEKPNLSTVSLLNSNPTTSGSPAASLVRQPSPSPSSSSISSQGNVSDALQQSITKLLQVQGATGAAEKRPADALPPEIDGEEQPPQHKRSKSTKLDALFGSEDVDLRREIPVVKPGVIVVEDDSMDDCDVRKPTKKSGSPPKKATLEELRAKLANSARIQNKQGKSDKGKDQAVSQRLKQLAELKVNDDSQEAHDEKVRTILSQAQEMYENHGMNQEQYKDLVQKVVAINENSKIKESRRRDDDLERNAARDAVLRKRIPKLKGNENHSMGSPHSDGSPRYDEQPSAAPEKPTNKRDKTKRDIKRRKPSKWGDQVDPGAAQRTAWQLANANANNNNNNNKRGGIQLPVQPQPGFRGMPWQQPPAMVMAQSAVPPPPQPPSMIGMPPVPPVTMTKAINSLDNPMADVVRSITIDGGSKEIRFYNQVAIIFMDGDQPHEIGFQPGQRVILIDHNEPLPLCFNDDYKPFQLDGQLHRIRFGFPSRELYIDEHWYEIYFGGPPVSVPIGNKLHIIKAEGPPPNVDIGRVRRDLVVGKINMIVDAHTIVPLFLDARQQTFQLGAEQHSLQFVDSFQYALLDGQLQKIEYGGLPKGMMLNGGRSCFIRFGTLPKGVIAGKTHVADMVYIKTDAPAEPPKPPPVIVKPPPVVEQPKTAPVAVAPISLPAAAAALESLNINDLFQKLVSSGIIGGAAAAPTLPAADSSAAKEPTTSATEPSTAPATAPPAPPPAGPPMEPIKRIDLRKPETIKTRQAAVVAVLYLGMQCSSCGVRFPPEQTIKYSQHLDWHFRQNRRERDSTRKATSRRWYYDLNDWRQYEEIEDVEEREKNFLEAQGQPGGIEALEELSQQRSLDSPVPTCAAGTDDVDHCCDMCHEKFEQFYNEELEEWHLRSAIRVEDKIYHPLCYEDYKASLNPPAEVKSDKDVDMNNTDDNAMDTLIKVEDDDDEGAPKTSQAIFDDDDDDVIVLPNEEPSVTEIVDDDDEDEYVPGNVTRADMGNESQDKTESNSETKEPEKEQAELGEQPQNESANESDVEIQEPNIPFTDLDTYVEKEMDEATKAALLNVKIKEEPKDEYEEDEDDGFEDVGTVVSLLPLPEDEISIHSSETQTHTIGSSASPATIERPASVTSLSLPANEADEVEQGDATVDTDAELNGEKQEATHNLSAVGPTLPLASIVNKIKINITKNTSSNSHNSASNTTTTDSQVSAISVIGGSGGAAVGASGAADSVQQVNAIQTISTIPVLCGGNTFVPKIATSTPSNVISSISVIGSNYGGSGSNSASRSNTATAASTAAATLPAETASRKSPTPPLATVDPDPEPVVELKPALRNATLKRTKKVQNGIETSGLCSIM; encoded by the exons ATGGAGCAGCTATTTCAGAACTACCGCGACGATGAGCGGAGGATCGGCGAGGAGTACCTGTCCAGTCTTCAGGACCtcaactgcaacagcaagCCATTGATCAATATGCTCACAATGCTTGCCGAGGAGAATATCAACTACGCCCACATCATTGTTAAAGTGGTGGAATATTACATCAGCCAG GTGGCGCCCGAATTTAAATTGCCCATACTATATTTAATTGATTCGATAGTAAAGAATGTGAAAAGCAGCTACGTCCAATTGTTTGGACAATGCATAGTCAACATATTCCTCCACGCCTTCGAATCG GTCCAGCATTCACAGTCGCAGGTTTTGGAAAAGGTGCGGGAACGCATGTACGCCCTGCGTCAGACCTGGAACGAGGTCTTCCCGCCATCCAAGATGTACGCCCTGGATGTTAAGGTGAAGCGGCTGGATAACAACTGGCCCATTACTGCCAAACAGCCAACTAATAAAATTCACGTCAATCCGGCCATTCATGTAAATCCAGACTTTTTAAAAACG GGTATGGTTCCTGTGATGCCTGTTAACCCCACAATGCCCAGCGACATGGAGGAGATACTCCAAGCAAAAACCCGCGAGTTGCTCGAGCTCAAGAAGCGCAAACTGGAACTCGAGCTGGAGCAAACCAAAAAGCATTTAGAGGAGCAGGAGCGTCAGCTAAACCAAGCCACTGACGCGATGGCTGGGGCACCCATTATCATGCCTGCCCCTACTGCAGCTGCTATTCGTCCGCCAATCACAGATCCCAATCTGGCAGTGCGTAATCAACGAGGACCAGGACCAATGGGCAATGTTGGTCCCATAATGCATAACTTGCCAGCGGCTCAGCAG CATTTTGCCAATAAACCAAAAGTAAATCCTGTAAATCCGGCACTGCTGAACTCGGTGCGCCAACGAGATCCAAGACTAGCGCGCCAGATGCAGTCGCAATCCTCACATCCAACTGCGCCGGCACGTAACGATCCTCGGCTGGAGTCCAAATCGAGCTCCTCACTGAAATCTAGTCGGTCGCGCAGCAAATCGCCTGtgcgcaacagcagcagtcgctCCGGAAAGAGTGGAAACTCTACCCACAGCAGCAGTTCGTCGAGTCGCAAGCGAAGTGAGTCCAAGAGCTCCACGGCTTCCTCATCTTCGTCGGGCTCTGATGTTCGGCACAAGAGCACTGGCAGCAGCTCCAACCAGTCTCCAGTTAAGCGATCCGGTAAGAACTCGTCCAAGGATTCGGATCGCTATGTTCGCAATGGGTCTCCTTCGGGATCTGCGAAACGCAAGAGCAGCTCACCGAGTAGCTCGCCCTCCAAATCCAAGCGCAGCACGTCGCACAAGTCATCTTCGTCGCGAGGAAAGACCTCTTCTGGACGATCTCACAGTCGATCTCCAGTTTTCATGGACGTTGACTTGCGCAGCGGAGTTCGGAGCAAGTCACCAGAGAGCAGGGCAGCTGCCCCATCATCCTTACCACTGGCGGGcgcatcatcagcagcagcagcagctaaagCACCAAAAGATTTAGAGAAAC CGAATCTATCAACAGTATCACTGCTCAACTCAAATCCCACGACTTCAGGATCACCAGCAGCATCTCTAGTCAGGCAACCGTCGCCCAGTCCCTCGTCCTCGTCTATTTCCTCGCAGGGTAATGTATCGGACGCCCTGCAGCAGTCGATTACCAAGTTGCTCCAAGTGCAAGGTGCTACCGGTGCCGCCGAGAAACGTCCCGCCGACGCACTGCCGCCTGAGATCGACGGTGAAGAGCAACCGCCGCAGCACAAGCGCAGCAAGTCAACCAAACTGGACGC TCTCTTTGGCAGTGAGGATGTGGACCTGCGTCGCGAGATTCCAGTCGTTAAGCCAGGAGTTATTGTCGTCGAAGACGATTCTATGGACGACTGCGATGTGCGAAAG CCCACGAAGAAATCTGGCTCGCCGCCCAAGAAGGCAACGTTGGAGGAGCTGCGCGCCAAGTTGGCCAACTCCGCTCGAATCCAAAATAAGCAGGGAAAGTCTG ACAAGGGCAAGGATCAGGCCGTGTCGCAGCGCCTTAAGCAGCTGGCGGAGCTAAAAGTCAACGACGATTCTCAGGAGGCGCACGACGAAAAGGTGCGCACCATTCTCAGCCAGGCGCAGGAGATGTACGAGAATCACGGCATGAATCAGGAGCAGTACAAGGATCTGGTCCAAAAAGTGGTGGCCATCAATGAGAacagcaaaataaaagaatCCCGACGCCGCGACGACGATCTCGAGCGCAATGCGGCCAGGGATGCAGTACTGCGCAAACGTATTCCCAAGCTGAAGGGCAACGAAAATCATTCAATGGGCTCACCGCATAGCGATGGATCGCCCAGGTACGATGAGCAGCCGTCAGCTGCACCGGAGAAGCCCACAAACAAAAGAGACAAGACCAAGCGGGATATCAAGCGTCGCAAGCCCAGCAAATGGGGCGACCAAGTGGATCCAGGGGCAGCACAACGCACTGCCTGGCAGctggccaatgccaatgccaacaataataataacaacaacaagcggGGCGGTATCCAATTGCCGGTTCAGCCGCAGCCTGGATTCCGTGGCATGCCCTGGCAGCAGCCACCAGCCATGGTGATGGCCCAGTCCGCAGTGCCGCCGCCCCCGCAACCGCCGTCGATGATTGGAATGCCACCCGTGCCACCGGTGACCATGACTAAGGCCATTAATTCCCTTGACAATCCCATGGCTGACGTAGTGCGAAGTATCACGATCGACGGTGGTTCCAAAGAGATTCGCTTCTACAACCAGGTGGCCATCATCTTCATGGATGGCGATCAGCCGCATGAAATTGGTTTCCAGCCGGGTCAGCGAGTGATCCTCATCGATCACAATGAACCGCTGCCACTTTGCTTCAACGACGATTACAAGCCGTTCCAGTTGGATGGACAGCTTCACCGGATTCGGTTTGGCTTCCCATCGCGCGAACTATACATCGACGAGCACTGGTACGAGATCTACTTTGGCGGTCCACCGGTATCCGTGCCCATTGGAAACAAACTGCACATAATCAAAGCTGAGGGACCACCGCCCAACGTAGACATTGGCCGAGTGCGAAGGGATCTGGTTGTGGGCAAAATCAATATGATTGTAGATGCGCACACTATAGTGCCGCTCTTTCTGGACGCCAGACAGCAGACCTTCCAGCTGGGCGCCGAGCAGCATTCGCTGCAGTTTGTGGACAGTTTCCAATATGCTCTGCTCGACGGGCAGCTGCAGAAGATCGAGTATGGTGGTCTCCCGAAAGGAATGATGCTGAACGGCGGTCGCAGCTGCTTTATTCGATTTGGTACGCTGCCCAAAGGAGTCATTGCGGGAAAAACCCACGTGGCGGATATGGTGTACATTAAGACTGATGCTCCTGCAGAGCCTCCCAAGCCGCCACCAGTTATTGTGAAACCACCACCGGTGGTGGAGCAACCAAAGACCGCTCCAGTTGCTGTGGCGCCCATTTCCCTTCCAGCAGCCGCCGCTGCTCTGGAGAGCTTGAACATCAATGACTTGTTCCAAAAGCTTGTCTCGTCTGGAATAattggtggtgctgctgcagcgccAACTCTGCCTGCCGCAGACTCATCAGCGGCCAAAGAGCCAACTACCTCTGCCACCGAACCCTCAACTGCACCCGCAACCGCACCTCCTGCTCCACCACCAGCTGGTCCCCCGATGGAGCCCATCAAGCGCATCGATCTCCGCAAGCCAGAGACCATCAAGACCCGCcaggcggcggtggtggccgTCCTCTACCTGGGAATGCAGTGCAGCAGCTGCGGAGTGCGTTTCCCGCCAGAGCAAACCATTAAGTACAGCCAGCATTTGGATTGGCACTTCCGCCAGAATAGACGGGAGCGGGATTCCACTAGAAAGGCCACCTCGCGCAGATGGTACTACGATCTCAACGACTGGAGGCAATACGAAGAAATCGAGGATGTGGAGGAGCGAGAAAAGAACTTCCTGGAGGCCCAGGGTCAGCCGGGCGGCATTGAGGCCCTGGAAGAGCTCTCTCAACAACGCTCGCTGGATTCACCCGTGCCAACGTGTGCTGCCGGAACGGATGATGTGGATCACTGCTGTGACATGTGCCACGAGAAGTTCGAGCAGTTCTACAACGAAGAGCTCGAGGAGTGGCACCTGCGAAGCGCCATTCGTGTTGAAGATAAGATTTACCATCCACTGTGCTACGAGGACTACAAGGCCTCGTTGAATCCACCAGCAGAGGTAAAGTCGGACAAGGACGTGGACATGAACAACACCGATGACAATGCCATGGACACGCTAATCAAAGTGgaggacgatgacgatgaAG GTGCGCCCAAAACATCACAAGCCATTTttgatgacgatgacgacgatgtCATTGTGCTGCCCAACGAAGAACCTAGTGTTACGGAAATcgtcgacgacgacgatgaggacGAGTATGTTCCGGGAAACGTGACACGTGCGGACATGGGCAACGAGTCACAGGACAAAACAGAGTCCAACTCCGAGACAAAAGAACCGGAGAAAGAACAGGCTGAGCTCGGCGAGCAGCCGCAAAACGAATCGGCCAACGAATCGGATGTCGAGATCCAAGAGCCAAACATTCCCTTTACGGATCTGGACACGTATGTGGAGAAGGAGATGGATGAGGCCACCAAGGCTGCTCTGCTGAACGTAAAGATCAAGGAGGAGCCCAAGGATGAGTAtgaggaggacgaggatgatgGATTCGAAGACGTGGGCACGGTGGTTTCGCTTTTGCCTCTGCCCGAGGACGAGATCTCCATTCACAGCAGCG AAACTCAAACACACACCATCGGCTCGTCCGCTTCGCCGGCGACCATCGAGCGGCCAGCATCGGTGACCTCGCTCTCCCTGCCCGCCAATGAGGCAGACGAGGTGGAGCAGGGAGATGCAACCGTCGATACGGATGCTGAATTGAACGGGGAGAAGCAGGAGGCCACGCATAACCTGAGCGCAGTGGGTCCGACGTTACCTTTGGCTAGCAtagttaataaaataaagataaatatcACTAAGAATACAAGTAGTAATAGTCATAATAGTGCCTCCAACACCACGACAACGGACTCGCAAGTCTCGGCCATAAGCGTCATCGGTGGatcaggaggagcagctgttGGTGCATCCGGAGCCGCCGATTCTGTCCAGCAGGTGAACGCCATTCAAACCATTTCCACCATTCCAGTGCTGTGCGGCGGCAACACGTTCGTGCCGAAGATTGCGACCAGCACGCCCTCCAACGTAATCAGCTCGATCTCGGTAATTGGCAGCAACTACGGCGgaagcggcagcaacagtgCCAGCCGAAGCAACACTGCCACCGCCGCATCCACAGCGGCTGCTACGCTTCCGGCGGAGACGGCCAGCCGGAAATCGCCCACTCCGCCGCTCGCCACAGTCGATCCGGATCCGGAGCCCGTCGTGGAACTGAAGCCGGCGCTGCGCAACGCTACGCTGAAGCGGACGAAGAAGGTGCAGAACGGCATCGAGACGTCGGGCCTGTGCTCGATcatgtaa